One Bacteriovorax sp. PP10 DNA window includes the following coding sequences:
- the malQ gene encoding 4-alpha-glucanotransferase: MDKVGGIKNSGVLCHVTSLSTSYGVGDFGPVAYEFIDRMSEAHQHYWQILPIGNTNDSGCPYATDSAFGCADYYISPDLLSKEYDISPQAFNKYFFNSERVDFKKVAENKQKMLHTAYEKFLPNPKYEAFLKEEESWIAAYCLFRTFTETRGFDWKKWPHFSDAEASMTAAEKEKYNFHLFVQYTCFTQLAELKKYANKKNIKLVGDLPIFVSYYSMDVWKNPSQFYLDKETLDMKYETGAAPDGFSATGQKWGTPIYDWEYQKKDNYEWWNVRLSFLKRYFDIIRIDHFRGFCATWISEVTAPDASGGQWYPGPGADLFKNLRNYPEVIAEDLGYITPDVEALRDEFNFPGMKVFQFQLGDSTNPHKLQNYYYNCVAYSGTHDCDTLMGWYKHLTPSERDTLNKDLHVQFPNHWDFLDILLKTPAKIVLIQVQDLLGLGSEARFNYPGTVQETNWSWKLSFKETKHIDWERLRRLTIDSNRSVTKGQVCG, translated from the coding sequence ATGGATAAAGTCGGCGGTATTAAAAATTCTGGTGTTCTTTGTCACGTGACGAGTCTCTCTACTTCTTATGGAGTAGGAGACTTCGGTCCTGTTGCTTACGAGTTTATCGACCGGATGAGTGAGGCTCACCAACACTATTGGCAGATTCTTCCAATCGGAAATACAAATGATTCAGGATGCCCTTATGCAACTGACTCAGCCTTTGGATGTGCGGACTACTACATTTCTCCTGATCTTCTAAGTAAAGAGTACGATATTTCGCCTCAGGCGTTTAATAAGTATTTTTTTAATTCAGAAAGAGTAGACTTTAAAAAAGTCGCAGAAAATAAGCAAAAGATGCTTCACACCGCTTATGAAAAATTCTTGCCGAATCCTAAATATGAAGCGTTTTTAAAAGAAGAAGAAAGCTGGATTGCGGCCTACTGCCTTTTTAGAACGTTTACTGAAACTCGTGGGTTTGATTGGAAAAAATGGCCTCATTTTTCTGATGCTGAAGCTTCAATGACGGCCGCAGAAAAAGAAAAATATAATTTTCATCTATTTGTTCAGTACACATGTTTTACTCAGCTTGCTGAGCTAAAAAAATACGCTAACAAAAAAAATATCAAGCTAGTGGGAGATCTTCCTATTTTCGTTTCCTATTACAGTATGGACGTTTGGAAAAATCCAAGTCAGTTCTATTTAGATAAAGAAACTCTGGATATGAAATATGAGACAGGAGCTGCTCCTGATGGATTCTCAGCAACCGGACAAAAGTGGGGAACACCAATCTATGATTGGGAATACCAAAAGAAAGACAACTATGAATGGTGGAATGTTCGTTTAAGTTTTCTTAAGCGTTATTTCGATATTATCAGAATCGATCACTTTAGAGGATTCTGTGCAACCTGGATTTCTGAAGTCACTGCTCCAGATGCTAGTGGTGGACAGTGGTACCCAGGGCCAGGTGCTGACTTATTTAAAAACCTTCGCAATTACCCGGAAGTTATCGCTGAAGACTTAGGTTATATCACTCCTGATGTAGAGGCCCTTCGTGATGAATTTAATTTCCCAGGAATGAAAGTTTTCCAATTTCAATTAGGGGATTCAACAAACCCACATAAGCTGCAGAATTATTATTATAATTGTGTGGCCTATTCAGGGACTCATGATTGTGACACTTTGATGGGATGGTATAAACACCTGACTCCATCGGAGAGAGATACACTTAATAAAGATCTTCATGTTCAATTTCCAAATCATTGGGACTTTTTAGATATTCTTTTAAAGACTCCGGCGAAAATCGTTTTAATTCAGGTTCAGGATCTTTTAGGTCTTGGAAGTGAAGCACGATTTAATTATCCAGGCACAGTTCAGGAAACGAATTGGTCATGGAAATTAAGTTTTAAAGAAACAAAGCATATCGATTGGGAACGCTTAAGAAGATTAACGATTGATAGCAACCGCTCAGTGACGAAGGGGCAGGTATGTGGCTAA